The following proteins come from a genomic window of Desulfurellaceae bacterium:
- a CDS encoding amidohydrolase, with amino-acid sequence MTDTYRIISSDNHIFEPADLWATRVEAKWRERAPQVRRLDDGGDWWFCDGRKVMGAFAGAQTGRRFEEPEKLSSADTMDNVRPGGYLPEEHVKDMELDGVDGGVIYPTVGLLLFTMSDSELMTAIFRAYNDWLAEFCKPFPNKLKGIAMLDIDDLPAGIKELERCANMGLAGAMITCYPREGQTYDSPEYDSLWAAAQDLGMPLGLHIGTNRPGPGQTFVFDELTPAFLANADYWVRMSLAQMIYSGVFARYPKLQVGAVEMELSWVPHFIDRLDYNYTQRARDLFKKGYWDRYPGDMLPSQYFHRNVFLGFQEDALGIQHRHIIGVDNLQWGSDYPHPEATFPRTRQILEDILAGCTEEEKAKIAGGNAARVYHFD; translated from the coding sequence ATGACAGACACATACAGGATCATCTCCTCGGACAATCACATTTTTGAGCCGGCCGACCTGTGGGCGACGCGGGTTGAGGCCAAGTGGCGCGAGCGCGCCCCCCAGGTGCGGCGTCTCGACGACGGGGGCGACTGGTGGTTCTGCGACGGTCGCAAGGTCATGGGCGCCTTTGCCGGAGCCCAGACCGGCCGGCGGTTTGAGGAGCCCGAAAAACTGAGCAGTGCCGATACCATGGACAACGTCCGGCCCGGCGGCTACCTGCCGGAGGAGCACGTCAAGGATATGGAGCTGGACGGGGTGGACGGCGGGGTGATCTATCCGACGGTCGGGCTGCTGCTGTTTACCATGTCGGACAGCGAACTCATGACGGCCATCTTCCGCGCCTACAACGACTGGCTGGCCGAGTTCTGCAAACCCTTCCCGAATAAGCTCAAGGGCATCGCCATGCTCGACATTGACGATCTGCCGGCCGGCATCAAAGAGCTGGAGCGCTGCGCCAACATGGGCCTGGCGGGAGCCATGATCACCTGTTACCCGCGCGAGGGACAGACCTACGATTCACCCGAGTACGACTCGCTGTGGGCTGCGGCCCAGGATCTGGGCATGCCGCTCGGCCTGCACATCGGCACCAATCGGCCCGGCCCGGGTCAGACCTTTGTGTTCGACGAGTTGACGCCGGCCTTTCTGGCCAACGCCGACTACTGGGTCCGCATGTCGCTGGCCCAGATGATCTACAGCGGTGTGTTCGCCCGCTATCCCAAACTCCAGGTCGGTGCGGTCGAGATGGAGCTGTCGTGGGTGCCTCACTTCATTGACCGGCTCGACTATAACTACACCCAGCGCGCCCGCGACCTGTTCAAGAAGGGCTACTGGGACCGCTATCCGGGCGATATGCTGCCCAGCCAGTACTTCCACCGCAACGTGTTCCTCGGCTTTCAGGAGGATGCCCTCGGTATCCAGCACCGCCACATCATCGGGGTGGACAATCTGCAGTGGGGCTCGGACTATCCGCATCCCGAGGCGACCTTCCCCCGCACCCGCCAGATTCTGGAGGATATCCTGGCCGGCTGCACCGAAGAAGAGAAGGCCAAGATCGCCGGCGGGAACGCCGCCCGGGTGTATCATTTCGACTGA
- a CDS encoding dual specificity protein phosphatase family protein: protein MPKFRLSPACHTETVVFGSQGPALSALRIGQWVAYMKEQGIRRVCCLLHQDQLRAYRVDLLATYGEEFGPDNVCWAPIADYHLCDVGLLKERILPFLKESDHTGQPVVVHCQGGRGRAGQILAAWLISGRGLPVTDAIAAVKEMGRNPHEAADWGNAEPEDLYTLLEACQSGPIV, encoded by the coding sequence ATGCCGAAATTTCGTCTTTCCCCAGCCTGCCATACCGAAACGGTCGTATTCGGCTCTCAGGGACCTGCCCTGTCGGCCCTGCGCATCGGTCAGTGGGTGGCCTACATGAAGGAGCAGGGCATCAGGCGCGTGTGCTGCCTGCTGCACCAGGACCAACTCCGCGCCTACCGGGTAGACCTGCTGGCCACGTACGGGGAAGAGTTCGGGCCGGACAATGTGTGCTGGGCGCCGATCGCCGACTATCACCTGTGTGACGTGGGTCTGCTCAAAGAACGTATCCTGCCCTTTCTCAAGGAGTCGGACCACACCGGCCAGCCGGTCGTCGTCCACTGTCAGGGCGGACGCGGGCGGGCCGGCCAAATCCTGGCCGCGTGGCTGATCTCCGGTCGCGGCTTGCCGGTCACCGACGCCATTGCCGCAGTCAAGGAAATGGGCCGTAATCCCCACGAGGCGGCCGACTGGGGCAACGCCGAGCCCGAGGATTTGTACACCCTGCTGGAAGCCTGCCAGTCCGGCCCAATCGTCTAG
- a CDS encoding cupin domain-containing protein, with protein MATQDFEVQQLLKAYRKGLISDELFEAQMNELGAANGAGGLDVANVFDFKDQSVQKLQETEQSQTVVFNLPANYSNDTENTHKGDQIIYVIDGGATARVSGKEQDLKAGDVLMIPAGAPHTLRTGSDPFFGFTILAPPEL; from the coding sequence ATGGCAACACAGGATTTTGAGGTGCAACAACTCCTCAAGGCGTATCGGAAGGGGCTGATTTCGGACGAGCTGTTCGAGGCCCAGATGAATGAACTTGGCGCCGCCAACGGGGCGGGCGGTCTGGACGTGGCCAACGTGTTCGATTTCAAGGACCAATCGGTCCAGAAGCTCCAGGAAACCGAACAGAGCCAGACGGTGGTGTTCAATCTGCCGGCCAACTACAGCAACGACACCGAGAACACCCACAAGGGTGACCAGATCATCTATGTGATTGACGGTGGAGCAACCGCTCGAGTGTCGGGCAAAGAGCAGGATCTCAAGGCCGGCGACGTGCTGATGATTCCGGCCGGCGCGCCGCATACCCTACGCACCGGCAGCGACCCGTTCTTCGGCTTCACGATTCTGGCCCCGCCTGAACTGTAG
- a CDS encoding nuclear transport factor 2 family protein yields MADIDDLAGTFEQIVAAINRRDAGAYSSFWHEQIVAFPPFSPFAVEGKSTLVPLAEANFANAESLSLTPINPQCRVIGSTGIVWGHMSLAVKPKDGPLSATFARFTFIFAKTDGKWQEVAIHASQLPSGS; encoded by the coding sequence ATGGCAGACATTGATGACCTTGCCGGGACCTTTGAACAAATCGTGGCCGCGATCAACCGGCGCGACGCCGGTGCCTATTCGTCCTTTTGGCACGAGCAAATCGTCGCCTTCCCGCCCTTCTCGCCGTTTGCGGTGGAAGGAAAATCCACCCTGGTGCCGCTGGCCGAGGCGAACTTTGCCAACGCCGAGAGCCTGAGCCTGACGCCAATCAACCCCCAGTGCCGCGTTATCGGCAGTACGGGGATTGTGTGGGGCCACATGTCGCTGGCGGTCAAGCCCAAGGATGGCCCGCTGAGCGCAACGTTTGCGCGCTTCACCTTTATTTTTGCCAAGACTGACGGGAAGTGGCAGGAGGTGGCCATTCACGCCTCGCAGCTCCCGTCCGGCAGCTGA
- a CDS encoding MFS transporter — protein sequence MFYGWFIIAILFFVSIIDGGFTYTFSTFLRPLTEEFGWSRAETATAFSLYLLIGGLVLPGWGWLVDHIGARRVFLLSAVIDGVALLFLSAVENLSSYYGWYLLLGVGLAGIGPMPVGKVVTQWFVTKRGLAMGIALVGASGGGLVLVPLCGFLIAEFSWRVAYQALAILSLGLMLPLIWFFVVNTPEEKGLRAMGQNGSASGLEPDDTPAAPATRDWTLKEALFTPTFWLLGVAFCLGLMAAGAVHTHQVAFLQDTGQSLELAATITGVSLGMSMVGRFAAGWVSEHFPRPHYILAGCLLMQAVGTGFLMYLDLLGAWSLALFIPLFGLGYGGMIVLWPLTVGHDFGRRAFGTIAGVLGTIGLSIGGASGPIIAGAIFDAQGSYDWAFVGCIGLFIVGAGAALTAPELRADRPAFVPGLGSEP from the coding sequence GTGTTCTACGGCTGGTTCATTATCGCCATCCTGTTCTTCGTGTCGATCATCGACGGCGGCTTCACCTACACCTTTTCGACCTTTCTCAGGCCCCTGACCGAGGAGTTTGGCTGGTCGCGGGCGGAAACCGCTACCGCCTTCTCGCTGTACCTGCTGATCGGCGGGCTGGTGTTGCCCGGCTGGGGCTGGCTGGTCGATCACATCGGGGCCAGACGTGTCTTTCTGCTGAGCGCGGTGATCGACGGCGTGGCCCTGTTGTTCCTCAGTGCGGTCGAGAATCTGAGCAGCTATTACGGCTGGTATCTGCTCTTGGGCGTCGGCCTGGCCGGCATCGGTCCCATGCCGGTCGGCAAGGTCGTGACCCAGTGGTTTGTGACCAAGCGGGGCTTGGCCATGGGCATTGCCCTGGTCGGTGCCAGCGGTGGGGGGCTGGTCCTGGTGCCGCTATGCGGATTCCTGATCGCCGAGTTCAGCTGGCGGGTGGCCTATCAGGCCCTGGCCATCCTGTCGCTTGGCCTGATGTTGCCGCTCATCTGGTTCTTTGTGGTCAACACTCCCGAGGAGAAGGGCTTGCGGGCCATGGGGCAGAACGGCTCGGCCAGCGGGCTTGAGCCGGATGACACCCCGGCCGCGCCGGCGACCAGAGACTGGACGCTCAAAGAAGCCCTGTTCACCCCGACCTTCTGGCTGTTGGGCGTGGCCTTCTGCCTGGGGCTGATGGCGGCCGGGGCAGTCCACACCCACCAGGTCGCGTTTCTACAAGACACCGGACAGTCGCTTGAGCTGGCCGCGACGATTACCGGCGTCAGCCTGGGCATGAGCATGGTCGGGCGTTTTGCGGCCGGCTGGGTCAGTGAGCATTTCCCGCGTCCGCACTATATTTTGGCGGGGTGTCTGCTCATGCAGGCGGTCGGGACCGGCTTTCTGATGTATCTCGACCTCTTAGGGGCCTGGAGCCTGGCGCTGTTCATTCCCCTGTTCGGTCTGGGCTATGGCGGGATGATTGTGCTGTGGCCGCTGACCGTCGGCCATGATTTTGGTCGGCGGGCATTTGGGACCATCGCCGGGGTGCTGGGGACGATCGGCCTCAGCATCGGGGGCGCCTCCGGGCCGATCATCGCCGGCGCGATTTTTGACGCCCAGGGAAGCTATGACTGGGCGTTTGTGGGCTGCATCGGGCTGTTCATAGTTGGGGCCGGGGCGGCGCTGACGGCGCCGGAGCTGCGGGCCGACCGCCCGGCGTTCGTGCCCGGTTTGGGGAGCGAGCCCTAG
- a CDS encoding amidohydrolase family protein encodes MAQFDTLIKGGTVIDGSGVPRYRADVGIKDGKIAQIGRLKTSDGGRVLDASGLIVAPGAIDLHTHYDAQIHWDPYLSIGSWHGVTSVTIGNCGFGFAPVHGKDAERAMLSMSRNEAIPLAPMKETMAFDWETFPQWMDHIDTLPLGVNISQLVPITPLVAYAMGGYEESKKRLPNDREMQKVLQMFHEAMDAGAVGWGAQRLFPEGMASVQRDYDGSPMISDVLSDEFYLTMAKALGERNAGCIQYTQASASIHDPTKGPQYDFAFNVKLAEESGQPVLFNAVAVNDQYPEVFQSQLKWLEEANNRGVRVFGQGVTVRLPLEFTFEDWNLFDNSEVWREATLGTVEERKAKLANPDIRRAMKEEYDSGQVPIDLFGEIPTFIAKKVRRPDLEEKYEGLSVGQIAEMENKHVLDALLDLSVADDLKTQWRTPVLNVSEENSRKMMDSPYVMAGLSDGGAHMKFITAGIWPTDLLTWMVRDTGILTLEQGHYRLSGMPAWAAGFRDRGYLREGQAADLMVYDLDKLNILPTEIVEDLPTGEWRRVQRSEGYRWMLVNGEVTFEDGVCTNATPGGLLRHGAAR; translated from the coding sequence ATGGCACAGTTTGACACGCTGATTAAAGGCGGCACGGTTATTGACGGAAGTGGGGTCCCGCGCTACCGCGCCGATGTTGGTATCAAGGACGGCAAGATCGCCCAAATCGGGCGTCTCAAGACCAGCGACGGCGGTCGGGTGCTGGACGCCAGCGGGCTGATTGTCGCGCCGGGCGCCATCGACCTGCACACCCACTATGACGCCCAGATCCACTGGGATCCGTATCTGAGCATCGGCAGCTGGCACGGCGTGACCTCGGTCACCATCGGCAACTGCGGCTTTGGCTTTGCACCCGTGCATGGCAAGGATGCCGAGCGGGCCATGCTGTCGATGTCGCGCAACGAGGCGATTCCCTTGGCCCCGATGAAGGAGACGATGGCCTTTGACTGGGAGACCTTCCCGCAGTGGATGGACCATATCGACACCCTGCCGCTGGGGGTCAACATCTCACAGCTGGTGCCGATTACGCCGCTGGTCGCCTACGCCATGGGCGGCTATGAGGAGTCCAAGAAGCGCCTGCCGAACGACAGGGAGATGCAGAAGGTCTTGCAGATGTTCCACGAGGCCATGGACGCCGGGGCGGTCGGCTGGGGCGCCCAGCGCCTGTTCCCCGAGGGCATGGCCTCGGTCCAGCGCGACTATGACGGCTCGCCCATGATTTCGGACGTGCTGTCCGACGAGTTCTACCTGACCATGGCCAAAGCGCTCGGTGAGCGCAACGCCGGCTGCATCCAGTACACCCAGGCCAGCGCCAGCATCCACGATCCGACCAAGGGGCCGCAGTACGACTTTGCCTTCAACGTCAAGCTGGCCGAGGAGAGCGGACAGCCGGTGCTGTTCAACGCGGTGGCGGTCAACGACCAGTATCCCGAGGTGTTCCAGTCGCAGCTCAAGTGGCTGGAGGAGGCCAATAACCGGGGCGTCCGGGTGTTCGGCCAGGGCGTCACGGTGCGCCTGCCGCTGGAGTTCACCTTTGAGGACTGGAACCTGTTCGACAACAGCGAGGTGTGGCGCGAGGCGACCCTGGGGACCGTCGAGGAGAGAAAGGCCAAGCTGGCCAACCCCGACATCCGCCGGGCGATGAAGGAGGAGTACGACTCGGGCCAGGTGCCCATCGACCTGTTCGGGGAAATCCCGACCTTTATCGCCAAGAAGGTCCGCCGGCCCGATCTGGAGGAAAAGTACGAGGGCTTGTCGGTCGGCCAGATCGCCGAGATGGAGAATAAGCACGTGCTCGACGCGCTGCTCGATCTGTCGGTCGCCGACGATCTCAAGACCCAGTGGCGCACGCCCGTCCTCAACGTCAGTGAGGAGAACTCCAGGAAGATGATGGATTCGCCCTACGTCATGGCCGGTCTGTCCGACGGCGGGGCGCACATGAAGTTCATCACCGCCGGCATCTGGCCGACCGATCTGCTGACCTGGATGGTGCGCGACACCGGCATCCTGACTCTGGAGCAGGGCCATTACCGCCTGAGCGGTATGCCGGCCTGGGCCGCAGGCTTCAGGGACCGCGGCTACCTGCGCGAGGGACAGGCGGCCGACCTGATGGTCTATGACCTGGACAAGCTGAACATCCTGCCGACCGAGATCGTCGAGGATCTGCCGACCGGAGAGTGGCGCCGGGTGCAGCGTTCCGAGGGCTACCGCTGGATGTTGGTCAACGGCGAAGTCACCTTCGAGGACGGCGTGTGCACCAACGCCACACCGGGCGGCTTGCTGCGTCACGGCGCGGCCCGGTAA